ACACACCCAACACCCCCCATAGAGGTGGCTGTGTCACTTCGGGAGTTCTGCTTCATAGATAAAATCCTTGGGAAGCGTTTCTGGTGGGATGGCACTCAGCTGCTCATCAAAGGATCGCAGAGCCCACAGCTTCTCAAGCTCATAGACCTCCCTGGTTTCTGGCAGCATGAAATGAACCACGATGTCACCTAGGGAAGGATGAGGTGGACAAAGAACAGTGTTTGTCACAAGCCCACGCCTCTCACCTGAATCCAAACTGTTCCCATCccatgaataacaaaaaaaagttaaatgatgAACCCACAGCCCTGTTTATTCAATTAGAAAATGTCATCATTATGTATTAATCTTTACTTTTATAGGTATGTGTACTCCTGGTGTGAAGTAGCTTGACTTACCAAAATCGACGCACATCCAATCCTCAGTATCCTTGCCCTCAATTCGGACATGTGGATCGCTGTCTTGCCTGAGGTATTTGTACTGCCAAACAGAGTAAAACAGTCATATTCCATGAAAAATATCTGCACCCCTATAAATTACACaataaatgacaacaaaaaatacaactttacttaaatatatatttcactttggtataacagaagtaattttgtggagcttactTCATTGTATTTGTATGATGTGAATACTAGCTACATGTCCCTGTTGACCCTGATTGTTGCAGAAAACGTAGACAAtcttaaaaatataatgcatgcagattcttttttaaatcctgcATATTCCGCTGACTCatacattttctacatttttcaagtctccCAGTAAAAATTCTGAAGGGTGCAATTTTTGCAGGTAAACTGCTACACATTTtgagtataaataaaatatgacttgAAACAAGCCAATAGCCAGCTACCACTTTGATCGTGTAGAATGCCATTGCTCGGAGATGCCGTGTTGAAAATCCACTGACAACAACAAAGTAGTCGGTGTATTTTATCTCCTTAGGTACTTTGATAACACAGATATCGGCAGCATTTTCCTGGCGGAGAAG
This window of the Anguilla anguilla isolate fAngAng1 chromosome 1, fAngAng1.pri, whole genome shotgun sequence genome carries:
- the malsu1 gene encoding mitochondrial assembly of ribosomal large subunit protein 1 translates to MLFCARTLRSTKIFIQDVMNVNPKYLKIPPVNLEVQHSIFRVCRYTWLASRRNQLHTSDVRFYTDMYRNTSDITEHSSSTLEEQKYADSETEKAPRHRTQHVFNIDVLVSLLRQENAADICVIKVPKEIKYTDYFVVVSGFSTRHLRAMAFYTIKVYKYLRQDSDPHVRIEGKDTEDWMCVDFGDIVVHFMLPETREVYELEKLWALRSFDEQLSAIPPETLPKDFIYEAELPK